The following coding sequences lie in one Gemmatimonadota bacterium genomic window:
- a CDS encoding STAS/SEC14 domain-containing protein encodes MAYRVLLQMPYVRVWFSGTLTGADLREVAGELRAHERELGRVPDRLVDMSAMVATDTTFNLAILAARVRGVQRFPNAFRSALVAPTVAVAGFARIFRILNRNPQIEVHVFEDVDAAERWLSQPS; translated from the coding sequence ATGGCCTATCGTGTCCTGCTTCAGATGCCCTACGTCCGGGTCTGGTTCTCCGGAACCCTCACCGGGGCCGACCTCCGCGAGGTTGCGGGCGAGTTGCGCGCCCACGAGCGTGAGCTCGGCCGAGTGCCGGATCGTCTGGTGGACATGTCCGCCATGGTGGCCACGGATACCACCTTCAACCTCGCCATCTTGGCCGCGCGGGTCCGCGGCGTGCAGCGCTTCCCCAATGCCTTCCGTTCCGCCCTCGTGGCCCCGACCGTCGCGGTCGCCGGCTTCGCGCGGATCTTCCGGATTCTGAATCGCAATCCCCAGATCGAGGTCCACGTGTTCGAGGACGTGGACGCCGCAGAGCGGTGGCTGAGCCAACCGTCTTGA
- a CDS encoding helix-turn-helix transcriptional regulator: MLDIHVIDDPAAASSALEPIRNRLLSELATPASAATLAARVGLARQKVNYHLHALEAHGLVRLAEERKWGGLTERLLVATAASYVVSPGAMGPVAIDPKREVDRLSASYLIAVGARIIREVADLVRRAEKAGKRLATLSVDTEICFRSASDRAAFSKELAGAIATLSAKYHDPSAPDGRPHRLMVLAHPIPQQSTPKELT, from the coding sequence ATGCTTGATATCCACGTCATCGACGACCCGGCCGCGGCCTCCTCGGCCCTCGAGCCGATCCGCAACCGGCTCCTCTCTGAACTGGCCACCCCAGCGTCAGCGGCAACGCTGGCCGCCCGGGTTGGTCTGGCCCGGCAGAAGGTCAACTACCACCTGCACGCCCTCGAGGCGCACGGATTGGTGCGATTGGCCGAGGAGCGGAAGTGGGGAGGGCTGACGGAACGGCTGCTGGTCGCGACCGCCGCGTCGTATGTCGTCAGCCCAGGGGCGATGGGGCCGGTCGCCATCGATCCGAAGCGCGAAGTCGATCGACTCTCCGCGAGCTACCTGATCGCCGTGGGTGCCAGGATCATCCGCGAAGTGGCCGACCTGGTGCGCCGTGCGGAGAAGGCGGGGAAGCGTCTGGCGACGCTGAGTGTCGACACCGAGATCTGCTTTCGGTCCGCGTCGGATCGCGCGGCGTTCAGCAAGGAGCTCGCCGGCGCCATCGCGACGCTCAGCGCGAAGTACCACGATCCGTCCGCCCCCGACGGACGGCCGCATCGCCTGATGGTCCTGGCACACCCCATCCCGCAGCAATCCACTCCCAAGGAGCTGACATGA
- a CDS encoding helix-turn-helix transcriptional regulator encodes MVQTAATDAVFHALANPTRRKVLERLSAGPATVTDLAAPFAMQLPSFVQHLAVLEQSRLVKSRKQGRVRTYELAPERLKVVDDWLTARRHEWEKRLDRFDAHVKHLKQKESAS; translated from the coding sequence ATGGTCCAAACCGCAGCCACCGATGCCGTCTTCCACGCCCTCGCCAACCCGACCCGACGTAAAGTCCTTGAGCGCCTCTCCGCCGGACCCGCGACCGTCACCGACCTCGCAGCGCCGTTCGCCATGCAGCTCCCCTCGTTCGTCCAGCACCTCGCGGTGCTCGAGCAGAGCCGATTGGTGAAGTCGAGAAAGCAGGGGAGGGTCCGCACGTACGAGCTCGCGCCCGAACGGCTCAAGGTCGTCGACGATTGGCTGACCGCGCGGCGTCATGAGTGGGAGAAGCGACTCGACCGCTTCGACGCCCACGTCAAACACCTCAAGCAGAAGGAGTCCGCATCATGA
- a CDS encoding SRPBCC family protein: protein MPKPAEVTLPNDREVCVTRTFNAPRQLVWDAHTRPDLVRRWQGYDGWDMPVCDMDVRVGGTYKWLWRNRDDGQQFGFFGRFTSVDEPSTLVHEQFFDPGNADFAMPVGDPCVVALELTEDNGITTLICRLTFASKEARDEAVSTGMADGMEHSYTRLDDLFTAAAPGGG from the coding sequence ATGCCCAAGCCCGCAGAAGTGACCTTGCCGAATGATCGGGAGGTGTGCGTCACCCGGACGTTCAATGCGCCCCGCCAACTGGTGTGGGATGCGCATACCCGTCCCGATCTCGTGCGCCGGTGGCAAGGCTATGACGGCTGGGATATGCCGGTGTGCGACATGGATGTGCGGGTTGGCGGGACGTACAAGTGGCTCTGGAGAAATCGCGACGACGGCCAGCAGTTCGGCTTCTTCGGCAGGTTCACCAGCGTGGACGAACCGTCCACGCTGGTCCACGAACAATTCTTCGATCCGGGCAATGCGGACTTCGCCATGCCAGTTGGCGATCCCTGCGTCGTGGCGCTTGAACTCACCGAGGACAACGGCATCACGACGCTAATCTGCCGGTTGACCTTCGCGTCGAAGGAAGCGCGTGACGAGGCGGTCTCCACCGGCATGGCCGACGGCATGGAGCATAGCTACACCCGCCTCGATGACCTGTTCACGGCTGCGGCGCCAGGGGGCGGATGA
- a CDS encoding SRPBCC domain-containing protein, translating to MSVKREASGRRSIEVEIEVPGTPDEVWQAIATGPGISAWFVPAQFEEEGGKPVALNLDFGPAMDPRSVVTAWNPPKLFAREGAGWAPGSPPIATEFSVEARAGGVCVVRVVQSLFASTDDWDAQLTGAEEGWPGIARILRLYLAHFRGQPSAIMRIMVPVPGTAAEAWATLTGALGLDDASVGASWAAPAGAPPLGGLIEHVSDSPYGVLVRLDSPGPGTAALGTIAFGDFVMATLTFCLYGDQAIANVERATPQWQAWMHERFPMPAVMDDAAS from the coding sequence ATGAGCGTGAAACGAGAAGCCTCTGGACGTCGTTCCATCGAGGTCGAGATCGAGGTTCCCGGCACGCCGGACGAGGTCTGGCAAGCGATCGCGACCGGACCGGGCATTTCTGCGTGGTTCGTGCCGGCACAGTTCGAGGAGGAAGGCGGAAAGCCGGTCGCGCTCAACCTCGATTTCGGTCCGGCGATGGATCCCCGCTCGGTGGTGACGGCATGGAATCCGCCGAAGCTGTTCGCGCGGGAGGGTGCAGGGTGGGCTCCGGGCTCGCCGCCGATCGCCACCGAATTCAGCGTCGAGGCACGCGCGGGTGGAGTCTGCGTGGTGCGGGTGGTCCAGAGCCTCTTCGCCAGCACCGACGACTGGGACGCGCAGCTGACCGGCGCCGAAGAAGGGTGGCCCGGCATCGCCCGGATCCTGCGGCTCTACCTCGCGCACTTCCGCGGGCAGCCCTCGGCGATCATGCGAATCATGGTGCCTGTGCCGGGAACGGCGGCGGAGGCCTGGGCCACACTGACCGGAGCACTCGGCTTGGACGATGCGAGCGTCGGCGCCTCGTGGGCCGCACCAGCTGGCGCCCCTCCGCTCGGCGGACTCATCGAGCATGTCAGCGACAGCCCCTACGGTGTCCTCGTGCGGCTCGACTCGCCCGGCCCCGGCACTGCCGCGCTCGGCACCATCGCATTCGGTGACTTCGTCATGGCGACGCTGACCTTCTGCTTGTACGGTGACCAGGCAATCGCCAACGTCGAACGTGCCACCCCGCAGTGGCAAGCGTGGATGCACGAGCGCTTCCCGATGCCGGCAGTCATGGACGACGCCGCATCATGA
- a CDS encoding PKD domain-containing protein, which yields MCHSTCAFPLSRRAATLLLLVLGACGGGSTGTTPPAGSPASIAITAGDQQQAASGVAVPVAPAVLVRDAAQAPVAGATVHFSVTSGGGTITGANALTDGSGVARLGQWTLGPAGAQRLAAQVGSLAAVTFQATLSVAGTGGVEGTIGTGGGTIQITAAGEPYQGLQVTVPAGTFAASGVIRLRNLAGQSPPSLPTGYQAVGPMLEIATDQPRGAQLMTIDVPITRAPGTDVVLVMRDPSRGVMEVMPTVARTSTSIRVVTTHLRGDLLRGPGAQPGLLSTSRGFSVGQLIPVSMLVPVAPAGPVVAPSIGRWPVLDHGSAQAPNGFSAGLAALQSLAGTASVLLGNVVKPLATPGFYADKGPLAAAKIAQAEVQTSSGTFSSIFSALSTLSSTVRDELLHDNIVASLAIGGQPVPVALFGTGQAPALFATAIAGTAADLTLLNPAENAPVIWSRSVAAGYAALATHVTADQALVTVSTAIPVSSFTTTFSKISATLSDLASLAQSAATARRQKNDAMGASAGIPEVAVEVQSAPGGSFTPISNNTIVVRNSSTTIRVPSIGGGTTGWVINLPTTGAEVGRANGTDLPVTSLSNFAAIPDGVPTEMVVSPFARVGGLLRQMSAHLLTVTKAPFTVSPEISNFTAAFAPLTFTATVSSPPATGYLIEWDWGAGSTTVSRNTTTATHSYPEVKDYTVIATLFDEASGASLAADTVKVQANAVSHWRLTSITDPNHYLPLDPADDFADDAALRRLLASPGMGLISVSQQTVTTSELELRILTTPWDPTDPFPGVARRAGEFDFPLGHVPTEVFALGPFFTGWGTNFWTQSTTDLNSGTMTGQSNFGTMVYTVKDAGVQTGPSGASRFTATRTGTTMTGTISIWIWWVTEDEVLQDPPQEYRFPFTATRLR from the coding sequence ATGTGCCATTCCACCTGTGCCTTCCCGCTCTCCCGCCGCGCTGCCACGCTACTGCTCCTGGTGCTCGGCGCATGCGGGGGAGGCAGCACCGGCACCACGCCACCAGCTGGCAGCCCTGCGTCGATCGCCATCACGGCCGGCGACCAGCAGCAAGCCGCCTCCGGGGTGGCGGTACCCGTCGCCCCTGCAGTACTCGTCCGCGATGCCGCGCAGGCGCCAGTGGCTGGTGCCACCGTTCACTTTTCGGTGACCAGCGGGGGCGGTACGATCACGGGAGCCAACGCCCTCACGGATGGTAGCGGCGTCGCTCGTCTGGGTCAGTGGACCCTTGGCCCGGCAGGCGCACAGCGACTGGCGGCCCAGGTGGGCTCATTGGCGGCGGTGACATTTCAGGCCACGCTGAGTGTGGCCGGCACGGGGGGGGTGGAGGGCACCATCGGCACGGGCGGGGGAACCATCCAGATCACGGCCGCAGGAGAACCCTATCAGGGCCTTCAGGTGACCGTGCCGGCGGGGACCTTCGCCGCGAGTGGCGTCATTCGACTGCGAAATCTCGCTGGCCAGAGTCCGCCGTCCCTGCCAACCGGCTACCAGGCCGTCGGCCCGATGCTGGAGATTGCGACCGACCAGCCGCGCGGTGCCCAGCTGATGACCATCGACGTGCCGATCACGCGCGCTCCGGGCACCGATGTCGTGCTGGTGATGCGCGACCCATCGCGCGGCGTCATGGAGGTCATGCCGACGGTGGCGCGCACCTCGACATCGATCCGCGTCGTCACGACCCACCTCCGCGGCGATCTGCTCCGTGGGCCTGGCGCACAGCCGGGGCTGCTCAGCACGAGCCGGGGCTTCTCCGTGGGTCAACTGATCCCCGTCTCGATGCTCGTCCCCGTGGCGCCGGCCGGACCAGTGGTCGCCCCGTCGATCGGCCGCTGGCCCGTATTGGACCATGGATCGGCACAGGCGCCCAACGGCTTCAGTGCCGGACTGGCCGCGTTGCAGTCGCTGGCCGGGACTGCTTCCGTACTGCTCGGCAACGTTGTCAAGCCACTGGCTACGCCAGGATTCTATGCAGACAAGGGACCGCTCGCCGCGGCGAAGATTGCGCAGGCCGAAGTCCAGACCAGCAGCGGAACATTCAGTTCCATCTTCTCCGCACTGTCGACACTGTCGAGTACGGTGCGCGATGAATTGCTGCACGACAACATTGTGGCGTCACTCGCCATCGGGGGTCAGCCGGTGCCGGTGGCACTTTTTGGCACTGGCCAAGCCCCGGCGCTGTTCGCCACGGCGATTGCCGGGACGGCTGCCGACCTCACCCTGCTCAATCCGGCGGAGAACGCCCCGGTGATCTGGAGCCGCTCGGTGGCAGCGGGATATGCGGCACTTGCCACCCACGTCACCGCCGACCAGGCCCTCGTGACGGTAAGTACCGCGATCCCCGTCTCCTCGTTCACCACCACCTTCAGCAAGATCAGCGCAACCCTGTCGGACCTGGCGTCCCTCGCGCAATCGGCGGCGACTGCGCGTCGCCAGAAGAACGATGCGATGGGTGCCTCGGCCGGTATCCCGGAGGTGGCCGTTGAAGTCCAGAGCGCGCCCGGCGGCTCGTTCACTCCGATCAGCAACAACACCATCGTCGTTCGGAACAGTTCGACCACCATTCGCGTGCCGAGCATCGGTGGGGGAACGACCGGCTGGGTGATCAACTTGCCGACGACAGGCGCTGAGGTCGGCCGCGCGAACGGCACCGATCTACCGGTGACCTCGCTGTCGAACTTCGCCGCGATTCCCGATGGCGTCCCGACCGAGATGGTGGTGTCGCCCTTCGCGCGGGTTGGTGGACTGCTACGGCAGATGTCGGCACATCTCCTGACCGTCACCAAGGCCCCGTTCACGGTGTCGCCCGAAATCTCGAACTTCACTGCGGCGTTTGCTCCGCTCACCTTCACGGCAACCGTGTCTTCACCCCCGGCCACCGGGTATCTCATTGAATGGGACTGGGGAGCCGGCAGCACCACGGTGAGTCGCAATACCACGACGGCGACACATTCGTACCCGGAAGTGAAGGACTACACGGTCATCGCCACCCTCTTTGATGAAGCCAGCGGCGCCAGCCTTGCGGCGGACACTGTCAAGGTGCAGGCGAATGCCGTCTCGCATTGGCGGCTGACGTCCATCACCGATCCGAACCACTACCTTCCACTGGATCCGGCAGACGACTTCGCCGACGATGCCGCTTTGCGGCGTCTCCTGGCATCGCCCGGCATGGGCCTGATCTCCGTGAGTCAGCAGACCGTCACCACAAGCGAGCTTGAACTGCGGATCCTCACGACGCCGTGGGACCCGACCGACCCGTTCCCAGGGGTCGCACGTCGCGCAGGTGAGTTCGACTTCCCCCTCGGCCATGTGCCGACGGAGGTTTTTGCCCTGGGGCCGTTCTTCACTGGGTGGGGCACGAATTTCTGGACGCAGTCCACGACCGACTTGAACAGCGGCACGATGACCGGTCAGTCGAATTTCGGGACCATGGTCTACACTGTGAAGGACGCCGGAGTTCAGACCGGGCCTTCTGGCGCCTCTCGTTTCACGGCCACGCGTACTGGGACCACCATGACGGGCACGATTTCGATATGGATCTGGTGGGTCACCGAGGACGAGGTGCTGCAAGATCCCCCGCAGGAGTACCGTTTCCCGTTCACCGCCACGCGCCTGCGGTAG
- a CDS encoding VOC family protein, translated as MARITGIGGVFFKSTGDHAALGAWYKQHLGLSLEDWGGAILSWPDDKASDGGLTVWNAAAKDTKWFSPSTSAFMINYRIDNMDEMLSQLRAGGVEILKGPESHENGKFAWIMDPDGNKVELWEPMAWDDKNKEG; from the coding sequence ATGGCACGGATCACCGGCATTGGCGGCGTCTTCTTCAAGAGCACGGGCGACCACGCCGCGCTCGGCGCGTGGTACAAGCAGCACCTGGGGCTGTCGCTGGAGGATTGGGGCGGTGCCATCCTCAGCTGGCCTGATGACAAGGCGAGCGATGGCGGGCTGACGGTCTGGAATGCGGCGGCCAAGGACACGAAGTGGTTCAGCCCGAGCACGTCGGCCTTCATGATCAACTATCGCATCGACAACATGGACGAGATGCTGTCCCAGCTCCGGGCCGGCGGCGTCGAGATCCTCAAGGGCCCGGAGTCGCACGAAAACGGCAAGTTCGCGTGGATCATGGACCCGGATGGCAACAAGGTCGAGCTCTGGGAGCCGATGGCCTGGGACGACAAGAACAAGGAGGGGTGA
- a CDS encoding alkaline phosphatase family protein, whose product MLLRPMVGFLLAVGTLSACSQPLVRSAAVPRKAVFIILDGIPADVIERVATPSIDAIAAAGGYARAHVGGELGGPTETPTISAPGYMSLLTATWANKHNVRGNSKLSPNYNYWNIFRIVESVDPSRQTALFSTWLDNRTVLLGEGRPDAGNFRLDHTADGFERDTVAFPHDAASSYILAIDERVATDAAAYIAAKGPDLSWVYLQHTDDAAHANGDGEGFFAAVRQADAMVGRIWEAVKQRQAMGEEWMIVVTTDHGRDASTGKGHGGQSARERTTWIATNQSALDPRFRSGALAIVDIAPSILQHLGITVPAAVAREMEGISFLRPGGR is encoded by the coding sequence ATGCTGCTCAGACCGATGGTCGGATTCCTCCTCGCGGTGGGCACCTTGTCTGCGTGCAGCCAACCGCTGGTCAGGAGCGCGGCGGTACCCCGCAAGGCGGTGTTTATCATCCTCGATGGCATCCCGGCCGACGTGATCGAACGGGTCGCCACGCCTTCGATCGATGCGATCGCCGCAGCCGGCGGTTACGCGCGTGCCCATGTGGGCGGCGAGCTCGGCGGCCCCACCGAGACACCGACCATCTCCGCACCGGGCTACATGAGTCTCCTGACGGCGACGTGGGCCAACAAGCACAACGTCCGCGGGAACAGCAAGCTGTCGCCCAACTACAACTACTGGAACATCTTCCGCATCGTCGAATCGGTCGACCCGTCCCGTCAGACCGCGCTCTTTTCCACCTGGCTCGACAACCGAACGGTGCTGCTCGGTGAAGGGCGTCCGGATGCGGGCAACTTCCGGCTCGATCACACAGCAGACGGCTTCGAGCGGGACACCGTCGCCTTCCCACACGATGCTGCGTCGAGCTACATCCTGGCCATCGACGAACGGGTGGCCACGGATGCCGCCGCGTACATCGCGGCGAAGGGACCCGACCTTTCGTGGGTCTATCTCCAGCATACGGACGATGCCGCGCACGCGAACGGCGATGGCGAGGGGTTCTTCGCGGCGGTGCGGCAGGCGGATGCCATGGTGGGGCGCATTTGGGAGGCGGTCAAGCAGCGTCAGGCGATGGGCGAGGAGTGGATGATCGTCGTGACTACCGACCACGGGCGCGACGCCAGCACCGGCAAGGGCCACGGCGGACAATCCGCGCGCGAGCGCACGACATGGATCGCGACCAATCAGTCGGCGCTCGATCCGCGCTTCAGGAGTGGAGCGCTGGCGATTGTGGACATCGCCCCCTCGATCCTGCAGCATCTGGGCATCACCGTCCCGGCGGCGGTGGCACGGGAGATGGAAGGCATCTCGTTTCTGCGGCCGGGTGGGCGCTGA
- a CDS encoding winged helix-turn-helix transcriptional regulator, with amino-acid sequence MQISEHLDLTFAALADPTRRAILARLATGEATVTELAKPFAMSQPAISRHLKVLERAGLVSMDVDAQRRPRKLEPKRLAEAVDWIERYRELFEQSYRRLDTLLDELQAKPSAQKTAR; translated from the coding sequence ATGCAAATCTCGGAACACCTCGACCTGACCTTTGCTGCCCTGGCCGACCCCACGCGCCGAGCCATCCTGGCGCGGCTGGCGACGGGGGAAGCCACCGTGACGGAGCTCGCCAAGCCGTTTGCGATGAGCCAGCCGGCCATTTCCAGGCACTTGAAGGTGCTGGAGCGCGCCGGCCTCGTCTCGATGGACGTCGATGCGCAGCGGCGTCCGCGCAAGCTCGAACCGAAGCGGCTGGCGGAGGCCGTCGACTGGATCGAACGGTACCGCGAGCTCTTCGAGCAGAGCTACCGGCGCCTCGATACGCTGCTCGACGAACTCCAGGCCAAACCGTCCGCGCAGAAGACCGCCAGATAG
- a CDS encoding dihydrofolate reductase family protein: MAKLVFGMNQSLDGYVDHTGFAPGPRLFRHFVEEAEGQAGSVYGRRMYEIMRYWDDDHPEWNADEHAFAMAWRRQPKWVVSRTLPSVGPNATLLGEDLERAIRELKAERDGEIEVAGPDLARSLTALGLIDEYRIYLHPVVLGHGTPYFAGPRPPLRLIAHDPMGEDVIRLVYVPA, encoded by the coding sequence ATGGCGAAGCTCGTATTCGGAATGAATCAGTCCCTGGACGGGTATGTCGACCACACAGGGTTCGCACCAGGTCCCAGGCTCTTCCGACACTTCGTCGAGGAAGCGGAGGGGCAGGCGGGCAGCGTGTACGGCCGCCGCATGTATGAGATCATGCGGTACTGGGACGACGACCATCCCGAATGGAATGCGGACGAGCACGCCTTCGCGATGGCGTGGCGGAGGCAGCCGAAATGGGTCGTGTCGCGGACGTTGCCGTCGGTCGGTCCCAACGCCACGCTGTTGGGTGAGGATCTCGAGCGCGCGATCCGTGAGCTCAAGGCCGAACGCGACGGCGAGATCGAGGTTGCCGGCCCGGACCTGGCGCGAAGCCTCACCGCCCTCGGCCTCATCGACGAGTATCGCATCTATTTGCACCCGGTCGTACTCGGTCACGGCACGCCGTACTTCGCCGGACCCCGGCCGCCGCTTCGCCTCATCGCGCATGATCCGATGGGCGAGGATGTGATCCGGCTGGTGTACGTTCCGGCGTAA
- a CDS encoding YciI family protein codes for MRYALLIHYPQPAVSTLTEDEVKAGMAAFHGYAKALDDAGVLRSAEVLQTIASATSVSLQQGKLRVQDGPFADTKEAFAGIFMVDVPDLDAALAWAEKCPAAQWGTVEIRPSGVRFVDGAWTSAA; via the coding sequence ATGCGATACGCACTCCTGATCCACTACCCGCAGCCCGCCGTCTCCACGCTGACCGAGGACGAGGTCAAGGCGGGCATGGCCGCCTTCCACGGCTATGCCAAGGCGCTCGATGACGCCGGCGTCCTCCGCTCGGCCGAGGTGCTCCAGACGATCGCCAGCGCAACAAGCGTGTCGCTCCAGCAGGGCAAGCTCCGGGTGCAGGATGGCCCCTTCGCCGATACCAAGGAGGCGTTCGCCGGCATCTTCATGGTCGACGTCCCCGACCTCGACGCCGCGCTCGCGTGGGCCGAGAAGTGCCCGGCGGCGCAGTGGGGCACCGTCGAGATCCGCCCATCGGGGGTCCGCTTCGTCGACGGCGCATGGACGAGCGCGGCATGA
- a CDS encoding RNA polymerase subunit sigma-70: MTQDAAARAEEVARAAYGRLLAILAAKDGDIELAEDCLADAFAEALCSWGATGVPQNPEAWLLTVARNRRHDLRRSAAHRLSDLLDDAARSGALPVVPEFDPGAIPDRRLALLFVCAHPAIDPAVRTPLMLQTVLGFDADRIARAFAIPPAAMAQRLVRAKRRIRDARIPFVVPERSQMAERLAPVLEAVYGTYAIDFPLVAGSEPRDSLAAESHYLATTLAELLPDAPEALGLAALISLSFSRSPARGAAGEFVPLDAQDASRWDAELIALGEHFLHRASALGGMGRFQIEAAIQSVHCARATSGVTDWPVLRTLHAALVTIAPTLGARVAYAAAVGRVEGAQAGLDMLGAITDDAAHRFQPAWATRAHLLDEAGRSELAVEAYQRAISLTTDIAARRYLEQRCARLLDGR, encoded by the coding sequence ATGACTCAGGACGCCGCGGCGCGCGCCGAGGAGGTGGCCCGCGCCGCGTACGGCCGCCTGCTCGCCATCCTCGCTGCAAAGGATGGTGACATCGAGTTGGCCGAGGACTGCCTCGCCGATGCGTTCGCGGAAGCACTCTGCTCATGGGGCGCGACGGGCGTCCCCCAGAATCCCGAGGCCTGGCTCCTCACGGTGGCGCGGAATCGACGCCACGATCTCCGCCGATCGGCGGCGCATCGACTCTCCGACCTGCTCGACGATGCGGCACGGAGTGGTGCGCTGCCGGTCGTGCCGGAGTTCGACCCCGGCGCGATCCCCGACCGGCGGCTCGCCCTCCTCTTCGTCTGCGCACACCCGGCGATCGACCCGGCGGTGCGCACGCCGCTCATGCTCCAGACGGTCCTCGGCTTCGACGCCGACCGGATCGCGCGCGCGTTCGCGATCCCGCCGGCGGCGATGGCGCAACGCCTGGTACGCGCCAAGCGCCGCATTCGCGACGCGCGCATCCCGTTCGTCGTGCCCGAACGCAGCCAGATGGCGGAGCGCCTCGCACCGGTGCTCGAAGCGGTCTACGGCACCTACGCGATCGACTTCCCGCTGGTTGCTGGCAGCGAGCCGCGCGATTCCCTCGCGGCCGAGTCCCACTATCTCGCCACCACGTTGGCCGAGCTGCTTCCGGACGCGCCCGAGGCGCTGGGCCTCGCCGCGCTGATCTCGTTGTCCTTCTCGCGGAGCCCTGCGCGCGGCGCGGCCGGCGAGTTCGTGCCACTCGACGCGCAGGATGCGTCGCGCTGGGACGCGGAACTCATCGCGCTCGGCGAACATTTCCTGCATCGGGCCAGTGCACTCGGCGGGATGGGCCGCTTCCAGATCGAGGCGGCGATCCAGTCGGTCCACTGCGCGCGCGCGACTTCCGGCGTCACCGACTGGCCGGTGCTTAGGACACTCCACGCCGCGCTCGTCACGATTGCGCCGACGCTCGGTGCGCGGGTCGCCTACGCCGCGGCGGTCGGACGAGTCGAGGGCGCGCAGGCGGGGCTCGATATGCTCGGGGCAATCACCGACGATGCCGCGCACCGCTTCCAGCCGGCATGGGCGACGCGCGCGCACCTGCTCGACGAGGCGGGGCGTTCAGAGCTGGCGGTGGAGGCGTACCAGCGCGCCATCTCGCTCACGACGGATATCGCGGCACGCAGGTACCTCGAGCAGCGGTGCGCGCGGCTGCTCGACGGGCGATAG
- a CDS encoding SRPBCC domain-containing protein, with protein MSQHFGFNPTLDFAIERTIDASPRLVWEALTNPAHLKEWYMPREWGRVARAELELRPGGIIRIDIVVGGGQEVPNVGCVLEVVPWQRLVWTSMLFPGYRPAVFDDIPITAIMKLEAAGTGTRYVFTALHRSEADLTANKESGFYQGTEIAIDQFVAHALALK; from the coding sequence ATGAGTCAGCACTTTGGCTTCAATCCGACACTCGACTTCGCAATCGAACGCACGATCGACGCATCACCGCGCCTTGTCTGGGAGGCATTGACCAACCCGGCGCATCTCAAGGAGTGGTACATGCCGAGAGAGTGGGGCAGGGTGGCGCGGGCAGAGCTGGAGTTGCGCCCCGGCGGCATCATCCGCATCGACATTGTCGTGGGTGGCGGGCAGGAGGTGCCGAACGTCGGTTGCGTGCTCGAGGTCGTGCCATGGCAACGTCTCGTCTGGACGTCGATGCTCTTCCCCGGCTATCGGCCGGCAGTCTTCGATGACATCCCGATCACCGCGATCATGAAGCTGGAGGCCGCGGGCACCGGAACGCGCTACGTCTTCACGGCGCTGCACCGGAGCGAAGCCGACCTGACTGCCAACAAGGAGTCGGGCTTCTACCAGGGAACCGAGATCGCCATCGACCAGTTCGTGGCGCACGCCCTGGCATTGAAGTAG
- a CDS encoding dihydrofolate reductase: MTRVRVESFTISLDGYGAGPQQDIDNPLGVGGSDLHQWLFPTHTLQRALFGNEDGTRGVDDDFAARGFRNVGSWILGRNMFGPIRGPWPDLEWKGWWGENPPYHFPVFVLTHHARPPLEMAGGTTFHFVTGGIHEALDRARAAAGDLDVRIGGGATTIQQYLRAGLIDELHLAIAPVLLGAGERLFDGVDMRELGYACVEMAATEKATHVVLRRVLS; encoded by the coding sequence ATGACGCGAGTCCGAGTCGAGAGCTTTACCATCTCCCTGGACGGCTACGGCGCCGGCCCGCAGCAGGACATCGACAATCCCCTCGGCGTTGGCGGCTCCGATCTGCATCAATGGCTCTTCCCGACCCACACCCTGCAACGCGCCTTGTTCGGCAACGAGGACGGCACCCGCGGGGTGGACGATGACTTCGCCGCGCGTGGCTTCCGCAATGTCGGCTCATGGATTCTGGGGCGGAACATGTTCGGCCCCATCCGCGGCCCCTGGCCAGACCTGGAGTGGAAGGGATGGTGGGGGGAGAATCCACCGTATCACTTTCCCGTCTTCGTCTTGACGCATCATGCGCGGCCACCGCTCGAGATGGCGGGCGGCACGACCTTCCACTTCGTCACGGGCGGCATTCACGAGGCGCTCGACCGGGCACGCGCCGCGGCGGGTGACCTCGACGTGCGGATCGGCGGCGGGGCGACCACGATCCAGCAGTACCTTCGTGCCGGCCTCATCGACGAACTCCATCTGGCGATTGCCCCGGTTCTGCTTGGCGCGGGCGAGAGACTGTTCGACGGGGTCGACATGCGCGAACTCGGCTACGCGTGCGTCGAGATGGCGGCCACGGAGAAGGCCACGCACGTTGTTCTGCGGCGGGTCCTCTCATGA